Proteins co-encoded in one Sulfurospirillum arsenophilum NBRC 109478 genomic window:
- a CDS encoding peptidoglycan DD-metalloendopeptidase family protein: MKNKFTVTISDVHGARHFLLHQIIKKFLLYFTLFVALVILVGSFVILFLMHEVSSLEGKKESAIQERNVLLAQNDSLQEEISEKSKEYEAIRDKISNVEELIGLRVNDEDNLDTRLEEIDLAALQQKTFFDNIPSGDVMAYSEFSSRFGWRENPILKRKEFHAGTDLRTPIGTPILAPADGVVKFVQYNQNSGYGNVVSLSHNYGFESYYAHLLNKPIVKEGQFVKKGDVIAYSGNSGMSTGPHLHYEIKFIGRLLDPEPFLRWKGANFKEIFQKEKRVTWESLIKLINSQQQYPLPKQP; the protein is encoded by the coding sequence GTGAAGAATAAATTTACCGTTACGATTTCAGATGTGCATGGTGCACGGCACTTTTTGTTGCATCAGATCATTAAGAAATTTTTGCTCTACTTTACGTTGTTTGTTGCCTTGGTTATTTTAGTGGGCAGTTTTGTGATTTTATTTTTAATGCACGAGGTTTCATCCCTTGAAGGGAAAAAAGAGAGTGCAATCCAAGAACGCAATGTATTGCTAGCCCAAAATGACTCTCTACAAGAAGAGATCTCAGAAAAATCAAAAGAGTATGAAGCGATTCGCGATAAAATAAGTAATGTTGAAGAACTGATTGGTCTGCGAGTGAACGATGAAGACAATCTTGATACCAGATTGGAAGAGATTGACTTAGCCGCTTTACAGCAAAAGACTTTTTTTGATAATATCCCTAGTGGCGATGTTATGGCATACAGTGAGTTTTCATCGCGCTTTGGTTGGCGAGAAAATCCTATTTTAAAACGTAAAGAATTTCATGCGGGTACTGATTTGCGCACACCTATAGGAACACCCATTTTAGCACCGGCTGATGGTGTTGTAAAATTTGTTCAGTACAATCAAAATAGTGGCTATGGCAATGTTGTCTCTCTCAGCCATAATTATGGATTTGAAAGTTATTATGCACACTTACTCAATAAACCTATTGTTAAAGAAGGACAGTTTGTTAAAAAAGGTGATGTGATTGCCTATTCTGGAAACAGCGGTATGTCCACAGGTCCACATTTACATTATGAAATTAAGTTTATAGGACGTCTTTTAGACCCTGAACCTTTTTTAAGGTGGAAGGGTGCTAACTTTAAAGAAATCTTTCAAAAGGAGAAGAGAGTCACATGGGAATCTTTAATAAAGTTGATCAATTCACAACAACAGTACCCGCTTCCGAAACAACCATAG
- a CDS encoding glutamate ligase domain-containing protein: MQLELFLETKPLFYDEIDYARMPKAYQSIQSHFKLPKIIHLVGTNGKGTTGRFLAHMLLANGLHVGHYSSPHILKFNERIWLDGKDVDDVLLEQTHQTLLALLEPSIAQSLSYFEYTTLLAMSIFSKQCDYVVLEAGLGGEYDATNVFPKCLSIITPIGLDHQSFLGESIEEIAQTKINSATTDIVLAKQYDAKVYPIALRKSQELQSQLYCVETFFDEATKEALSAFGTKYNLPAYLQENFKTALCALNILGYDSNLKTFLPTVLQGRCQKLMPNVTLDVGHNVMAAEALVESLGKKKVMLVYNSYKDKDFKTILAILKPIIKEILVIEIDSPRAAQKSDLYDAAKALKLPISSFSAIKSDKEYLVFGSFSVVEAFLKVLCEE, from the coding sequence ATGCAACTCGAACTATTTTTAGAAACCAAACCGCTTTTTTATGATGAGATTGATTATGCGCGTATGCCCAAAGCGTACCAAAGCATTCAATCTCATTTTAAACTTCCAAAAATCATTCATCTTGTTGGTACTAATGGAAAGGGAACAACAGGACGTTTTTTAGCACATATGCTTCTCGCAAATGGTTTACATGTAGGGCACTATTCTTCTCCGCATATTCTGAAATTTAACGAGCGTATTTGGCTCGATGGTAAAGATGTGGACGATGTTCTTTTAGAGCAAACCCATCAAACATTGCTTGCATTGTTAGAGCCATCCATAGCGCAATCTCTCTCTTATTTTGAATACACTACTCTTTTAGCGATGAGTATTTTCTCCAAGCAGTGCGATTATGTTGTCCTCGAAGCTGGCCTTGGCGGCGAATACGATGCCACCAATGTTTTCCCTAAATGCCTCTCAATTATTACACCGATTGGGCTAGATCATCAATCTTTTCTAGGCGAAAGTATTGAGGAAATTGCACAAACAAAGATTAACAGTGCAACCACAGATATAGTTTTAGCAAAACAGTATGATGCTAAAGTCTATCCTATAGCGCTTCGCAAGTCGCAAGAGCTTCAGAGCCAACTTTACTGTGTTGAAACATTTTTTGATGAAGCGACGAAGGAAGCTTTGAGTGCATTTGGTACGAAGTATAACTTGCCCGCTTATTTGCAAGAAAATTTTAAAACAGCACTTTGCGCATTAAATATTCTGGGGTATGATAGTAATCTTAAAACTTTTTTACCAACGGTTTTACAAGGGCGTTGCCAAAAATTAATGCCCAATGTCACCCTAGATGTAGGGCACAATGTCATGGCAGCAGAGGCATTGGTTGAGAGTTTAGGCAAAAAAAAGGTTATGTTGGTCTATAATAGTTACAAAGATAAAGATTTTAAAACGATTTTAGCGATTTTAAAACCAATTATCAAAGAGATTTTAGTGATTGAAATTGACAGCCCTCGGGCTGCACAGAAGAGTGATTTATACGATGCAGCAAAGGCATTAAAGCTTCCTATCTCTTCTTTTTCTGCCATTAAAAGCGATAAAGAGTATTTGGTATTTGGCTCTTTTTCTGTTGTTGAGGCATTTTTAAAGGTTTTATGTGAAGAATAA
- a CDS encoding GGDEF domain-containing protein, translating into MATTINEIIRDSLELIKAEHLNLTPDNYAKVFCKVAKQKGVIVEDCQKVDKYTKKLDPNIVTDMKRFNIGNIDELLAFLVAKLNRANEGDALKMVNTLATLTKRVLQAITLLHDTKATSLANASLERLDFHQNLQSIDLVKEKWFDFISNYDDSYLKKLDAFGHVTKDDLEVMVRDLIKILSKDDSTELYKTLVPLIIASLSPSIASGMNDELASISNELRNSPDALGTPALQQEIKHLISKRIDLDKAEVQKKVAALDKILDEINKKILELIQSSNFSHEQVKVIKKDLQSINFQQDSFETVQVKLLNIASSLESETRSLSEKMISNQETITKLQNRISKLESALLVAKQEVKEDYLTHVATKRALANEMNRVEDAFMRYKIDYTLCFIDIDHFKMVNDTYGHEAGDVILSTVGKILRKYIRQVDFVGRYGGEEFLVILPSTELAQAIHFADKIRAIVEQFKFLYKNERINVTVSCGVSQRSQQKSKDETLSAADGFLYKAKEAGRNQVMPVL; encoded by the coding sequence ATGGCAACAACGATTAATGAAATTATTAGGGATTCGCTAGAGCTTATCAAAGCAGAACATCTTAATTTAACACCTGATAATTATGCCAAAGTCTTCTGTAAAGTAGCTAAGCAAAAAGGTGTGATTGTTGAAGACTGCCAAAAAGTTGATAAATACACAAAAAAGCTAGATCCTAATATTGTGACCGATATGAAACGTTTTAATATTGGGAATATTGACGAACTTCTTGCCTTTTTGGTTGCAAAACTTAATCGTGCCAATGAAGGAGACGCACTTAAAATGGTCAATACTTTGGCCACTTTGACCAAACGTGTACTTCAGGCTATCACCCTTTTGCACGATACGAAAGCAACCAGTCTTGCGAATGCTTCGCTAGAACGTCTCGATTTTCATCAAAATTTACAGTCCATTGACCTTGTGAAAGAAAAATGGTTTGATTTTATTTCTAACTATGATGATAGCTATCTCAAAAAATTAGATGCATTTGGGCATGTTACGAAAGATGATCTTGAAGTGATGGTTCGAGACTTAATTAAAATTTTGAGCAAAGATGACAGCACTGAACTTTATAAAACATTGGTTCCTTTAATTATTGCGTCACTTTCACCGTCTATTGCATCGGGCATGAATGATGAGTTAGCGTCTATTAGCAATGAATTGCGCAATTCTCCCGATGCTCTAGGAACGCCTGCTCTTCAACAAGAGATTAAGCATTTGATTAGCAAGCGTATTGATCTTGATAAGGCGGAAGTGCAGAAAAAAGTTGCAGCCCTCGATAAAATTCTTGATGAGATCAATAAAAAGATTCTTGAACTCATCCAAAGCAGTAACTTTAGCCATGAACAGGTTAAAGTGATTAAAAAAGATTTGCAAAGTATCAATTTTCAACAAGATAGCTTTGAGACTGTGCAAGTCAAACTTCTCAATATTGCCTCCTCTTTAGAGAGTGAGACTAGATCATTGAGTGAGAAGATGATCAGCAATCAAGAGACTATAACGAAACTTCAAAACCGTATTTCTAAACTCGAATCAGCACTCTTGGTTGCTAAACAAGAGGTCAAAGAAGATTATCTTACCCATGTGGCAACCAAAAGAGCCCTTGCCAATGAGATGAATCGCGTTGAAGATGCTTTTATGCGCTATAAAATTGACTACACGCTTTGCTTTATTGACATTGATCACTTTAAAATGGTCAATGATACGTATGGCCATGAAGCAGGGGATGTTATTCTCTCAACCGTGGGAAAAATTTTACGCAAATACATTCGCCAAGTTGATTTTGTAGGACGTTATGGTGGCGAAGAGTTCTTAGTGATTCTTCCAAGTACCGAACTTGCGCAAGCGATTCATTTTGCCGATAAAATTCGAGCCATTGTCGAGCAGTTTAAATTTCTCTATAAAAATGAACGTATCAATGTGACCGTAAGTTGTGGTGTCTCTCAACGCTCACAACAAAAGTCTAAAGATGAAACACTGAGTGCAGCAGATGGCTTTTTATACAAAGCTAAAGAAGCAGGTCGTAATCAAGTGATGCCTGTGCTTTAA
- the lptE gene encoding LPS assembly lipoprotein LptE — MKQLFLGLLIAAFISGCSYKPSSYYAKQALGNKIYAEVTISRQDPRNSVLIKDAVNEAIVSRFSGKLTVKEQADSVLHVKIQSISFSPTVYDRYGYVIAYKATVILAMNYESNVTKKVEKLTASGEYDFSIEANSVISDTNRFEAIRYAATDALNEFVSKIAIKGLRDGNND, encoded by the coding sequence ATGAAACAACTTTTTCTTGGACTCTTGATAGCAGCTTTTATCAGCGGATGCAGTTATAAACCATCATCCTATTATGCAAAGCAAGCGTTAGGCAATAAAATATATGCAGAAGTTACGATCTCAAGACAAGATCCAAGAAATAGTGTTTTAATAAAAGATGCTGTTAATGAAGCTATTGTTAGTCGTTTTAGTGGTAAATTGACTGTAAAAGAACAGGCAGATAGCGTTTTACATGTAAAGATTCAGTCTATCTCTTTTTCACCGACAGTCTATGATAGATATGGATATGTTATCGCTTACAAAGCCACGGTTATCTTAGCTATGAACTATGAAAGCAACGTTACTAAAAAAGTCGAAAAATTAACAGCTTCCGGAGAGTATGACTTCTCTATTGAAGCCAATAGTGTTATTTCTGACACGAATCGCTTTGAAGCTATCCGTTATGCTGCAACCGATGCTTTAAATGAGTTTGTTTCTAAGATAGCGATAAAAGGACTCCGAGATGGCAACAACGATTAA
- the leuS gene encoding leucine--tRNA ligase, with protein sequence MQYNPLELEKKWQQTWEQTNAFEPLADMSKKKKYILSMFPYPSGRIHMGHVRNYTIGDAIARHHRKNGFNVLHPIGWDSFGMPAENAAIKHGVHPKKWTYENIDYMRKELASLGLSFSKKREFAASDVLYTKHEQRIFIEMFNKGLVYQKSATLNWCNTCQTVLANEQVEEGCCWRCDNPVEQRLLPGYYLKITQYAQELLDDCEKLREGWPSQVLTMQENWIGRSEGLEFSFTLSDASKAKLGNQFESYKVFTTRPDTIYGVSYSALAPEHAIVKYLIEHKLLSEEKIAQIKKMQSVGARDRAQAPKEGVSLELDVIHPLTGKNVPVWVANFVLIEYGGGAVMAVPAHDERDFEFATKYDLAIIQSIENSTPFDGSAATTEYGTLVNSGEFSGLDSKSAQKKIIAHFEAKKMGTKVINYKLRDWGISRQRYWGAPIPMIHCPKCGLVPEKIENLPVALPDDVEIKGEGNPLDKHPTWKHTKCPTCNGEAVRETDTMDTFFQSSWYFLRYTTDPSLWNDVPFDKESANYWMNVDQYIGGIEHAILHLLYSRFFTKVLRDLGYVSCDEPFANLLTQGMVLKDGSKMSKSKGNTVDPDAIIKTYGADTARLFILFAAPPQKELEWNDSAVEGAFRFLKRFAQKSENAITCKAIPSIEHASLCKESKYARKKVYEALKKSNEIYEGSYTFNTLIAASMEALNALNDQNDSAVWSEGYFVLLNILEPIVPHISWEMSEALFGCVNLAPIALKEEVFVEDSMILAVTVNGKKRSEIEVETTISKEEALRLGKESVSKWLEGSELIKEIYVPNKLINLVVK encoded by the coding sequence ATGCAATACAATCCTTTAGAACTTGAAAAAAAATGGCAGCAAACGTGGGAACAAACCAATGCGTTTGAACCCCTTGCTGATATGAGCAAAAAGAAAAAATATATTTTAAGCATGTTCCCGTATCCGAGTGGACGTATCCACATGGGACATGTTCGCAACTATACTATTGGCGATGCCATAGCGCGTCATCACCGCAAAAATGGTTTTAATGTTTTGCATCCAATCGGTTGGGATAGTTTTGGTATGCCTGCTGAGAATGCTGCGATTAAACATGGTGTTCATCCTAAAAAATGGACGTATGAGAATATAGACTACATGCGCAAAGAATTGGCTTCTTTAGGACTCTCTTTCTCTAAAAAAAGAGAATTTGCCGCAAGTGATGTACTCTATACCAAACATGAGCAACGCATTTTTATTGAGATGTTTAATAAAGGATTGGTGTATCAAAAAAGCGCCACACTAAACTGGTGTAATACGTGTCAAACGGTTTTAGCCAATGAGCAAGTCGAAGAGGGGTGTTGCTGGCGTTGTGATAACCCCGTAGAGCAGCGCTTACTTCCAGGTTACTACCTTAAAATTACGCAATACGCACAAGAATTACTCGATGATTGTGAAAAACTCCGCGAGGGATGGCCAAGTCAAGTTTTGACGATGCAAGAGAACTGGATCGGCAGAAGTGAAGGGTTAGAGTTTTCTTTTACACTCAGCGATGCTTCTAAGGCAAAACTGGGTAATCAATTTGAAAGCTACAAAGTTTTCACGACACGTCCTGATACGATTTATGGAGTCAGTTATTCTGCCCTTGCACCTGAACATGCAATTGTTAAATATTTGATTGAGCATAAGCTTTTAAGTGAAGAAAAAATTGCGCAAATTAAAAAGATGCAAAGTGTGGGTGCGCGCGATCGAGCTCAAGCTCCTAAAGAGGGTGTAAGTTTAGAACTTGACGTCATTCATCCTCTCACAGGTAAAAATGTACCTGTTTGGGTAGCAAATTTTGTCTTAATCGAGTACGGTGGGGGTGCAGTTATGGCTGTTCCTGCTCACGATGAGAGAGATTTTGAGTTTGCAACCAAGTATGATTTAGCGATTATCCAAAGCATTGAAAATAGTACACCGTTTGATGGAAGCGCAGCAACTACGGAGTATGGCACATTGGTCAATTCTGGTGAGTTTAGCGGACTTGATTCTAAAAGTGCTCAAAAGAAGATCATTGCGCATTTTGAAGCAAAAAAAATGGGCACCAAAGTCATTAACTATAAACTTCGTGACTGGGGTATTAGCCGTCAGCGTTATTGGGGTGCTCCAATTCCTATGATTCATTGTCCAAAATGTGGACTTGTACCAGAAAAGATTGAAAATCTTCCAGTGGCATTGCCTGATGATGTTGAGATTAAAGGAGAAGGCAATCCTCTCGATAAACACCCCACATGGAAGCACACCAAATGTCCTACATGTAATGGCGAAGCTGTTCGTGAAACCGATACCATGGATACCTTTTTCCAATCAAGTTGGTACTTCTTACGTTATACCACTGATCCATCCTTATGGAATGACGTGCCATTTGATAAAGAGAGTGCAAACTACTGGATGAATGTCGATCAATACATTGGTGGCATTGAACATGCGATTCTGCATCTACTGTATTCACGTTTCTTTACAAAAGTACTACGTGATCTTGGATATGTGAGTTGTGATGAGCCATTTGCAAATTTACTAACGCAAGGAATGGTGCTTAAAGATGGCTCAAAAATGAGCAAATCTAAAGGTAATACGGTTGATCCTGATGCAATCATTAAAACCTATGGTGCGGACACTGCGCGTCTTTTCATTCTTTTTGCTGCTCCTCCTCAAAAAGAGTTAGAGTGGAACGATAGTGCGGTTGAGGGTGCTTTTAGATTTTTGAAACGTTTTGCACAAAAGAGCGAAAATGCGATTACATGTAAAGCAATTCCGAGTATAGAGCATGCTTCGCTTTGCAAAGAATCCAAGTATGCACGTAAGAAAGTCTATGAAGCACTTAAAAAATCAAATGAGATATATGAGGGAAGTTACACTTTCAATACGTTGATTGCAGCATCTATGGAAGCCCTAAATGCGCTGAATGATCAAAATGATTCAGCGGTATGGTCTGAGGGGTATTTTGTACTTCTCAATATCTTAGAGCCCATTGTTCCACACATAAGCTGGGAAATGAGTGAAGCTCTTTTTGGTTGCGTAAATTTAGCTCCTATTGCACTTAAAGAAGAAGTTTTTGTAGAAGATAGTATGATTTTAGCAGTAACAGTTAATGGCAAGAAACGCTCAGAAATTGAAGTAGAAACAACTATTTCAAAAGAAGAGGCTTTGCGCCTAGGTAAAGAGAGTGTCTCAAAATGGTTAGAGGGAAGTGAACTCATTAAAGAGATTTATGTTCCTAATAAATTGATTAACTTGGTGGTAAAGTAA
- the secF gene encoding protein translocase subunit SecF produces MEFFSKGKIYNFMKYARLFVLSTLFLAFVSVILVFTKGFNYGVDFVGGTVVQLKYDAKAPLDKIREDLAKDKMFAGAQITEFGSAEEIVIRFAAVSDSVGQDIGDHIRVLLKDTGSFDIRKVDIVGPKIGSELRSKGIISAILAMIGILIYVAVRFEWKFAIASIITLAHDITITLGAIILFDIEFSLDVLAAVLTLIGYSLNDTIIIFDRIREELDETKNMNFSEIIDICVSKTLSRTIITSLLVFFVVLTLYVFGGEIINGFSFTMLLGVIIGTYSSIFISAPFLTLIGFSVEKYKEKIAIKEKNRIEKNKMRSQYEKGTV; encoded by the coding sequence ATGGAGTTTTTTTCAAAAGGTAAAATTTACAATTTTATGAAATATGCACGTCTCTTCGTGCTATCAACACTTTTTTTAGCGTTTGTCTCTGTTATCCTTGTCTTTACAAAAGGATTTAATTACGGTGTTGATTTTGTAGGTGGAACCGTTGTTCAGCTCAAGTATGATGCAAAAGCTCCTCTTGATAAAATCAGAGAAGACCTTGCAAAAGACAAAATGTTTGCAGGAGCTCAAATTACAGAATTTGGCTCAGCTGAAGAGATTGTCATTCGTTTTGCAGCTGTGAGCGATAGTGTTGGGCAAGATATTGGGGATCATATTAGAGTACTTTTAAAAGACACCGGTTCTTTTGATATACGAAAAGTGGATATTGTAGGGCCAAAAATAGGAAGTGAACTACGATCAAAAGGTATTATATCAGCGATTTTAGCGATGATCGGTATTTTGATTTATGTTGCCGTACGTTTTGAGTGGAAATTTGCTATTGCTTCTATTATTACATTAGCTCATGATATTACCATTACATTGGGAGCAATTATTCTTTTTGATATTGAGTTTAGCCTTGATGTTTTAGCGGCCGTTTTAACATTGATTGGTTACTCGCTTAACGATACCATTATTATTTTCGATCGTATTCGAGAAGAGCTTGATGAGACTAAAAATATGAATTTCTCTGAGATTATTGATATTTGTGTTTCTAAAACACTCTCTCGTACAATCATTACTTCTCTACTTGTTTTCTTTGTTGTCCTAACCCTTTACGTTTTTGGTGGAGAAATTATTAATGGCTTTAGTTTTACAATGTTACTCGGTGTTATTATCGGTACATACAGCTCTATTTTTATCTCAGCACCATTTTTAACGTTGATTGGTTTTAGTGTTGAAAAATACAAAGAGAAGATTGCGATCAAAGAGAAAAATAGAATTGAAAAGAACAAAATGCGTTCACAGTATGAAAAAGGTACCGTGTAA
- the secD gene encoding protein translocase subunit SecD: MPSGKFNYRLVIFLIAIIFGVGMSMPTFLQSEKGAKIALGLDLQGGLHMLLGVKTEEAIKSKVKSIASSIKFFAQSNDIIIDDFRLDEEVLSFTLLDKDEEKKIDEMLKTVSGLHVQKEALRYSLNLTDQEKTIIKEYAISQAVETIRNRLDQFGLAEPNVAKQGSDKILVELPGIKTAEDEQRARELIAKAAHLQLMAVDEKKRDRANSMSPTEAAQYGDVILSDARGDNIRHILKEIPIIDGSMLTDAKVAFSDMHQPVINFTLNSEGAKIFGDFTANNIGNRLAIVLDNKVYSDPVIRERIGGGSGQISGGFSVKEAHDVAIALRSGALLAPVTLLEKRSVGPSLGADSIQASSIALISGFILIVGFLIVYYHMAGVFASFALLVNFLLLIAIMALFGATLTLPGMAGIVLSLGMAVDANVIITERIRELLRQGVAIRQSVEKGYENAMSAIVDGNLTLAVSSVILYVYGTGPIKGFAISMLIGNLISMLTAILGTHGMYEALMSYIEKNHSINFWFGMKKRGH; this comes from the coding sequence ATGCCTAGTGGTAAATTCAATTACCGTTTAGTCATTTTTCTCATTGCAATTATCTTTGGAGTAGGCATGTCAATGCCTACTTTTTTGCAAAGTGAAAAAGGGGCTAAAATTGCTTTGGGTCTTGATCTTCAAGGCGGTCTTCATATGCTTTTAGGTGTAAAAACGGAAGAAGCTATCAAATCAAAAGTTAAATCTATTGCTTCCAGTATCAAGTTTTTTGCGCAAAGTAATGACATTATTATTGATGATTTTCGTCTTGATGAAGAGGTGCTCTCTTTCACACTTCTTGACAAAGATGAAGAGAAAAAAATTGATGAAATGCTTAAAACTGTCAGTGGCTTGCACGTTCAAAAAGAAGCTTTACGTTACTCTTTAAACCTAACAGATCAAGAAAAAACAATTATTAAAGAGTATGCTATTTCTCAAGCTGTTGAGACAATTCGTAATCGTTTGGATCAATTTGGTTTAGCGGAACCCAATGTTGCAAAACAAGGAAGTGATAAAATTTTGGTCGAACTTCCAGGTATTAAAACAGCGGAAGATGAGCAACGTGCTCGTGAGTTGATCGCAAAAGCAGCACATTTGCAACTGATGGCCGTTGATGAAAAAAAACGTGATCGTGCGAATAGTATGAGTCCTACAGAGGCAGCTCAATACGGTGATGTTATTTTAAGTGATGCAAGAGGCGATAATATTCGCCATATTCTCAAAGAGATTCCTATCATCGATGGCAGCATGCTTACCGATGCCAAAGTAGCTTTTAGTGACATGCATCAACCTGTGATTAACTTTACCCTTAACTCTGAGGGTGCAAAAATTTTTGGTGATTTCACAGCCAATAATATTGGCAATCGTTTAGCAATTGTTTTAGATAATAAAGTCTATTCTGATCCTGTTATTCGTGAACGAATTGGTGGAGGAAGTGGTCAGATTAGCGGTGGCTTTAGTGTTAAAGAGGCGCACGATGTGGCTATTGCACTTCGTAGTGGTGCTCTTTTAGCCCCCGTTACACTCCTTGAAAAACGAAGTGTGGGACCATCTTTAGGTGCAGATAGTATTCAAGCAAGTTCTATTGCTTTAATCTCTGGATTTATTCTTATTGTTGGATTTTTAATAGTTTATTATCATATGGCGGGTGTTTTTGCTAGCTTTGCGCTTTTAGTAAACTTTCTCTTATTGATTGCCATTATGGCACTTTTTGGAGCAACGCTTACGTTACCAGGTATGGCAGGTATTGTTCTAAGCCTTGGTATGGCCGTGGATGCAAACGTTATTATCACCGAACGGATTCGTGAACTCTTGCGTCAAGGTGTCGCCATTAGACAATCTGTCGAAAAAGGGTATGAAAATGCTATGAGTGCCATTGTTGATGGTAACTTAACGCTAGCCGTTTCTTCTGTGATCCTTTATGTGTACGGTACAGGGCCAATTAAAGGCTTTGCAATCAGTATGCTTATTGGTAACTTGATTTCGATGTTGACAGCAATTTTAGGTACACATGGAATGTATGAAGCGTTGATGTCTTATATTGAAAAAAATCATAGTATTAATTTTTGGTTTGGCATGAAAAAGAGAGGTCACTAA
- the yajC gene encoding preprotein translocase subunit YajC, with the protein MQGSASLLSSLLPLVVLFAIFYFLVIRPQQKQVKKHKEMLEALQKGDKVITSGGLICEVVKPEEDSIKVKLNDEGVMVKISREYIAKKIDA; encoded by the coding sequence ATGCAAGGTTCTGCAAGTTTACTCTCTTCTTTACTTCCACTCGTTGTTCTTTTCGCAATTTTTTATTTTCTTGTGATTAGGCCGCAACAAAAACAGGTGAAAAAACACAAAGAAATGCTTGAAGCACTTCAAAAAGGTGATAAAGTTATTACCAGTGGTGGTTTAATCTGTGAAGTCGTGAAACCTGAAGAAGATTCTATCAAAGTTAAGCTTAATGATGAAGGCGTCATGGTGAAGATTTCAAGAGAATATATTGCAAAGAAAATCGATGCCTAG
- a CDS encoding apolipoprotein N-acyltransferase — protein sequence MKKNLEIYFTRIYIIKAFVIALLLSAFIYLSYFEITLRPLNSLLAIAGFYLLLGENRIVWFWSGLFIGLMWFYWISFSFVYYDLSFLIPLIIFGVAFVYGILFWLIGRLGSSIYVQLPLLFSVSFIDPFGFNWLKLEVILIDTYFSTTHLAFGLFLSGITLLKALPKWFKTLALIPLLGALYQTTPNVTLPKMDVAIPTMHIPQSQRWDTAYQQKAIDLNFALIEQAIAQNKELIIFPESAFPLYLNRAPRLIEALKNYSERITIVTGSLTYEENEGFYNSSYLFKKGEMQIAHKIVLVPFGEEVPFPAFIVEIINKLFFDGAKDYQKAKEPHDFVIEGIPFRSAICYEGTNDKLFAGNPKQMIVISNNAWFSPSTEQTLQYLLLRYYAKKYQTVIYHSANSGKSGVILP from the coding sequence GTGAAAAAAAATTTAGAGATATATTTTACCCGCATTTATATAATAAAAGCCTTTGTTATCGCCTTACTCCTTTCTGCTTTTATTTACCTAAGCTATTTTGAGATCACCTTGCGTCCTCTCAATTCTCTTTTAGCAATCGCTGGTTTTTACCTTCTTTTGGGCGAAAATCGCATCGTCTGGTTTTGGAGTGGCCTTTTTATTGGACTTATGTGGTTTTACTGGATTAGCTTTAGTTTTGTCTATTATGATTTGAGCTTTCTTATTCCTCTCATTATTTTTGGTGTTGCTTTCGTTTATGGCATTCTTTTTTGGCTGATTGGACGATTGGGAAGTTCCATTTATGTGCAACTACCACTGCTTTTTAGTGTCAGTTTTATTGATCCTTTTGGCTTTAATTGGTTAAAACTTGAAGTTATCCTTATTGATACCTATTTTTCAACCACACACCTTGCCTTTGGACTCTTTTTAAGTGGTATTACCCTTTTAAAAGCACTTCCAAAATGGTTTAAAACGCTAGCGCTTATCCCACTTCTTGGAGCTCTTTACCAAACAACACCCAATGTAACTCTTCCTAAAATGGATGTTGCGATACCTACGATGCATATTCCACAATCCCAACGTTGGGATACTGCGTATCAACAAAAAGCGATCGATCTTAATTTCGCATTGATTGAACAAGCCATTGCTCAAAACAAAGAGCTGATTATTTTTCCAGAAAGTGCATTTCCACTCTACTTAAACCGTGCTCCTCGTTTGATTGAAGCACTAAAAAATTACTCTGAGCGGATTACGATTGTGACGGGATCATTGACGTATGAAGAAAATGAAGGTTTTTACAACTCTTCGTATCTTTTCAAAAAGGGAGAAATGCAAATTGCTCACAAGATTGTTCTTGTGCCTTTTGGTGAAGAGGTACCTTTCCCTGCATTTATTGTTGAAATTATCAATAAACTCTTTTTCGATGGGGCAAAAGATTATCAAAAAGCAAAAGAGCCACACGATTTTGTGATAGAGGGGATTCCATTTAGAAGTGCCATTTGCTATGAAGGAACAAACGATAAACTGTTTGCGGGAAACCCTAAACAGATGATTGTCATTAGCAACAACGCATGGTTTAGCCCGTCAACGGAACAGACCTTACAATATTTACTGCTGCGTTACTACGCGAAAAAATATCAAACGGTGATTTATCATAGTGCCAATAGTGGCAAAAGTGGCGTTATACTGCCTTAA